DNA from Lentibacillus amyloliquefaciens:
ACCAAGACTCCCGCCGCCTGAAAGCAATCCGGCAAATCCAAATACAAAAAAGAATACAAACGGCAAGAACACAAGCCACTCGCGCAGGTCACGTTTAATCGCATACCATTCTTTTTTTCCGATAGCGATAACCGGATGATGCAATTGCGATCCGGTTTGGCCAGATTTTTTCTTTCGCTTCTTCCCGCTTCCTTCGCTCAACTTTATCCAGCCGGTCCGGAAGCCTCTTTCAACCAGAGTTGACGTTACGATGAAAGCTATAACGGCCAATACGATAATCATCACTAACGGCAAAAACAAATCAAACGACCCGTCAGCCGCTCCAGTGATGGCGTCACTCGCCCACGTCACCGGCACCCATTCCGGAAATAGCGGAAGTCCTGATAAGATCATTTCAGATAGCGGACGGTCGTTTGCCAGGTTCGGTGCCATCAAGATTGCATAAACAAAAATTCCTGACAGCACACTCATCACAGTCATAAATTCATTTGCCTTGCTTGCCGGAACAACCTGAATGAGAAGTAAATTGAACACGTATGCAATTGACAGTCCGATCACAATAACCGCAAACAGGACAATCGGCACAACGGGGTAATATAAGAGACTTACGCCTTTCACCAGCCCATAGACATACAACGGTATGATATACAGCACAAACACCAATAACGGAACGCCGGCGAAACTTTGCATATATTTTACCCAAAATATGTATCGTGTCGGAATCGGCAACGTAAACAGCAAATTGAGATCGGTCGCTGAATAAAGGTGCTTGAACACTTGCGGCAGCCCGAGCAAAATGATAAATCCGATAACTAATAAAAAGCCGTATGACAAAATGCCGGCAAAAACCGGTTCCGTAATGGCATCGGCAATCACCCATATGCCGGCCGAAAGCCAATACAGCAAGATCGCAAACACCACAAACATCACAAAATAACCGAAATAATTTTTAGCGGGCTGTGTTTTCATCGTATTAATGAAGATTTTCCATTGATTTTTTAATAAAGCCTTCATCATTTGGCATCACCATGATCGGACATCTCACTGATAATCGCCTGTTGATCCTCACCACCGGTCAATTCAAGGAAGATATCCTCCAGACTCTGATCAGTGTGGCCACCGCTCGCCTTCAGTTCATCCATCGTGCCAAGGGCAATGATGTCACCTTCGAAAATAATCCCGACCCGGTCACACATCTGCTCAGCAATTTCAAGAATGTGCGTCGAAAGAAAAACAGTCATGCCATGATCACAAAGCTCGCGAAGCAAATTTTTCAAGCTGCGTGCACTTTTCGGATCAAGCCCGACCGTCGGCTCATCCATAAATAACACATCCGGTTCATGCGCGAGCGCACCGCATATGGCAATCTTTTGCTTCATACCATGCGAGTAGCTTTCGATTAAATCATCCGCCTGATCAGTCAGGCTGAATATCTTCAGCAATTCATTCGCTCTTGTCTGAAATTGCTCTTTCGGTATCCGGAAAACGGACGCTACAAACTCGAGATAATCCCACCCCGTCAGTTTTGGATAAAGATTGGGCTGATCAGGCACATAGGCTATTCTTTCTTTTGCCTTAAGCGGATTTTTCCATATGTCGATACCATTAATTTCAGCAGACCCGCTTGTCGGCTCCAGCAACCCTGTCAGCATTTTGATAGTGGTCGTTTTCCCGGCACCATTCGGACCAAGAAAGCCGAATAATTCCCCCTTATTTACTTGTAGATTAAGACGTTTAACAGCTTCATGCCTTTTATATGTTTTTACCAGGTCCGTTAGTTTGATCGACTGGTCTTCCATCGTACTTCCCCCTCGAAATTGAGCTTGGGTCCAATTATAGCAGACTGGAAGAATCTTTATTAGCCATCTACAGCGATTTTCGTTCAAACTATAGCGATTCTTATTCAATCTACAGCGATTTTCCATAGCAAACAAAAAAGCACACACAGAAGTGCGTGCTATCGGCTACATATCATGATGCGGATTGTGTTTTTGCCGTGAGTGGTTGCGCTGTTTCACCTTATGGGATCCTTGCATCGGCTCGCCGTATGGCTGTTTCGGGCCCTTAGGCAGATCCGGCTTCTTCTGCTGCTTTGGTCCTTTAGGTTTTCCGCCCATTTTGCTTTTCCTCCTTTAACATGTCACCCATAGTGTTTGAGGAGGTGAAAAATCTATACGGAATTTGTTTAGGAAACCATGTTCTCTCTGCGTTTTCGGAGGCTGTTTTTCAGTATTCGGACATATGGCAGGAAAAAGCTGATAATAAATCCGCCGAATAATGCGTTGATCAATGTACCGATTCCGACCGCTCCGCTGAAACTGATTGCCAGGATGACCAGCACTACACTGATCGCTGCCCGCGAATAGGAAACATTCCAACCGGTCAGGCTTGATATGACCAGCATGGAACGATCGAGCGGGTTTGGTGCAATGTCCGACTGCAGATAAAAGGCAACGCCGAGTGCCATTAAAATTGTCCCTGCTAAAAGAGCCGACCATTCACCATACCATGTAATAGGAGCTACAACACCCTCAAGCAAAAACAGCCACGTATCAATGCCAATTCCGGTAACCAATGAAGTGATCAGAGCAAAAAATTCCGGACGCTTACGCTCAGCCAGTGCATTACCGAGAACCATTGTCAGACCGACGACAATTTCAAAGCTGCCAACTGTCAGTCCAAATGTCCGGTGAAGCCCAACAAGAAGCGCATCAAACGGTGAAGCACCCATTGTTGATTGAATCGTCAATGCAATCCCGAGCGTGAGAATAATCAATCCGGTCAAATAAAAATGGACGCCTGCACGAATCAGCCGCATGACACCACTCCTTTCCCGTTATGCCCATTAAGCTTTCTGCTGTGAGAAAAGATTTCTTCCTTATCGTCCGTTTCGTCCGTCATATCAGTCTAACAAAGATTGATAATAGAAGATATAAAAAAACTCCATTTAAAATGGTTTTTCAGCATTACAAAACTGTGCTCTCCATCGATAGCATGCCTTCTTGCAATGAGGAAGCAACTTGTAATCACGCTAAGTTACTTATTGATTGGATTGAGTTTGTTAACTTCTGATGGAGTTGCGACAACTTCAGCCAAACACTGCACAAATTTTGAACACAAAAAAGAAGCCTTACGCATCACCGCGCTAGGCTTCCTTTTCGTTTGTGAACGTTAGCTGCCGAGGGCTATTCAGCAGTCCATTCATCAATAAGATCCTGGTTTTCTTCAACCCATTTCCTTGCCCCATCAATTGGCTCTTCAGCATCGTTTACATATACCATAAGCTCACCAATTGCATCGTCATCCATTTTCCAGTTTTTCATCCATTCACTGACCTTTGGAAAGTCATCAGCAAATCCTTGACGAGTTGCGTGGTAAATTTTTTCAGCCTCACCGTATACGTTTTTCGGATCTTCAAGATATTTCAAATCGTACTGAGAAAAGACACGATGCGGGCTCCAAAGTGGTGCGACAATTGGCTCTTCATTTGAAATGGCATCGTCAATGGCGCTTATCATAGCCGGTTCCGAACTTGGAATCAGTTCATAGTCAAGGTTATATTCCGGAATCAAATCATCTTTCGTAACTTCCATCGTCCCGGCCCCTGAATCAAAGCCAGTGATCTCGCCATCAAACATTTCTTTATTTGCGTTCAGATCTTCAACACTATTGATATCTTCGAGGTATTTCGGCACGACAAGCCCTACTTTGGCATTGTCATACCAGGCATTTTCAGCGAAAAATACCTCATCTTCATACTCTTCAAGATAAGCTTTATCCTGAATTGGCAACCATACTTCCAGATTAATATCCAAATCACCGGTTGAGAGTGACTGCATGATGACACCCATATCAAGAAGCTGCAAATTCACATCATAACCTTTTTCTTCCAAAATCACTTTCCACATGTTTGAAACAGCAATGTTTTCTGCCCAGTTAATCTGCGCCATTTCAATGGTACCTTTGCTTTCGCTTGATTCATTATCGGATTCACTTGAACCTCCAGCCTCTTCTGATCCGGAACCTGACCCGCAAGCTGCTAACACAACGATTAATGCGAGTCCTAGTACGATTAGTTTGCTTTTCATGAACTTCATAAATGAATAAATTCCTCCTAATTGTTCTTGTTTTCTGGATGTACTGGCAAAAATTCATAAATTTCTTCTGACCGGATACTTGCCACCAAACGTTCCAGCCAACGGTAATACGTTTTGGACTGATCAAGCTGATGATAGATCTTTCGTGCTTCGTCTACTAAGTCATCCGAAACATCCTCATCTTCAAAAATCTGATCCAATTCAAATTCAGCTTGTTTAACAGCTTCAAGGTTCATTTTGGCTTCACGATCCCACATTTGACAGAAATAGGACATAAATGTATTGAAAAAATTCTTTTCAGCCGCATATGTATGTTTCCTTGATCCACGCTGGAATTTCTTTTTTACCATTTCAATTTCCTGGAGTTTTCGGACACTTGTGCTCATGCTCGGTTTGCTCATATCCAGTTCTTCCCGCATTTCATCAAGATTCATCTGATCTTCAAAATACATAGTGGCATATAATTTACCGGCAGCAGGTGTCACTCCATAGACATCCATTGTTTCAGCAATGGCTTCTATAACGTATCCTTTTGCCTGTTCCAATTTCTCCTTCGCCATCCCATCGTTGGAACCAGTCATAATGTCACCTCGCTTTTAATAAATTAAATACGTTAAATATATTCTTTACAATATTAATCATAACGAAATATAGAAATATGTCAAATATCAAAATGAAATTATTTATTTTTCCTTAAGTTTGGTGCTTTGATAACTGCACCTTCAAAGCAGCTTTTATCTTGGTGATCCCGCGCCCATGCACAGAAAAATAATTTTGAAAACCTTGATTTAAAATTGAAGTAGCGGGCTTGCTACGCGTTAAGGCGGGATAAACATCTGAATGTTTCTTTTTGACAAACAAAAAATAGCATGGTAAAGTCAGATTTGTTCAAAACGTTAAATAAATTTTTAATAAAATTAATCATTTGTAAAGGTGGTTTACGATGAACATAAAAAAACAATTGATCGATGACGCATGGGTGACATCCAGATCGAATGCCACCCGCGACATTATTAATCCTTTCAATCAGGAAGTCATCGCTAAAGTAACCGAGAGTGATGAAACGGATGCAAAAGCTGCAATTGCTGCAGCACGAAAAGCGTTTGACAAGGGCGATTGGGCAACAACACCTGCGACAGAACGCGGTAAAATCGTCCATAAAATTGCTGACTTAATTGAACGGGACAGAGAAGAACTTGCCGAGCTTGAATCATTGGATACCGGTAAAACCGTTGAAGAAAGCCGCGGAGACATGGACGATATCGCCGGTGTCTTCCGTTATTTTGCTGAAATGGCTGACAAAGACGGTGGCGAAATCATTGAATCGCCTATTCCGAATTCAACCAGCAGAGTGGTCCATGAGCCGGTCGGTGTCTGTGGTCAGATTACGCCGTGGAACTATCCATTGCTGCAGGCGTCATGGAAGCTGGCGCCGGCACTGGCAGCAGGCAACACACTTGTCATGAAGCCAAGCGAAATTACACCGCTTACTTCTATTAAAGTATTTGAATTAATGGAAGAAGCCGGTGTTCCGGCAGGCGTTGTCAATCTGGTGCTCGGTCCCGGCAATTCCGTTGGTGCGGAACTTTCAGTTAATGATGATGTCGATCTGATTTCATTCACAGGCGGTATTGAAACAGGCAAGCGGATTATGCAGGCAGCCAGTTCCAATGTGAAAAATCTGGCACTCGAACTGGGCGGTAAAAATCCGAATATCGTTTTTGCCGATGCTGATTTCGAAACAGCTGTCGACCAGGCGATGAACGCGGTGTTCTTCCATGCCGGACAAATTTGTTCAGCGGGCACCCGTTTGATTATTGAAGAAAGCATTCACGATGATTTTGTCAGTGCGCTTGTCGACCGTGTAAAGAATATCAAGCTTGGCAGCGGTTTTGACGAATCAACTCAAATGGGACCGCTCATTTCAAAAGACCATTTAAATAAAGTTATTCAATACGTGGAGAACGGTAAAAAAGAAGGCGCAACGGTTGCTGTCGGCGGCAGGCGTCCGGAAGATCCGGAACTGCAAAATGGCTTTTTCTACCTGCCGACAGTGTTGACTGACTGTACGACTGACATGGGCGTTGTGCAGGATGAAGGCTTCGGTCCGGTTATTACCGTGGAAAAATTCACGACTGAAGAAGAAGCGGTTCGTCTTGCCAACGACTCCATTTATGGGCTTTCCGGCGGTGTCTTTACAAATGATATTGCCAAGGCTGAGCGCTGTGTAGCGAAAATGCGGATGGGAACTGTCTGGATCAACGACGTAAATCTGTACTTCCCGCATGCGCCATGGGGTGGCTATAAACAATCCGGCATCGGCCGCGAACTCGGCAAAACAGGCCTGGAAGAATATCAGGAAACCAAGCATATTTTCCAAAACCTGAAGCCTGAACCCGTTAATTGGTTTTAAAGCCCTACCTTGAAGAGCTATATGACTAAAGAGCAGCTTGGCACGACGTCAAGTTGCTTTTTTGATTGATTGGCCGGACTGAAGATGTGAACTTCGGGATTTTCCATGTGAACTTCGGGGAAATCACTGTGAACTTCGGGATTTCTGGTGTGAACTTCGGGCTTTTTGCTTCCAACTTCGGGATTTAAATAAATTCTCCAGATCAATCCTATATTTTCTACCACTGGTACTACCTATTTTTTCAAAGTTTTCCTTTTGAAGTATATCTTTAGCTATATAGCTGGACCCTACCCGCAAAAAATCCCGCGCCTGCCGATTATTAATATGCTCCCCCACCAGCAGAGCATAATCCATCAGCGCCTGGCGATGAGCTGTTTTTGAAGTGCAACCGCAAAAATCACACCACCACTTCCCGCTTTTCCACTGCATTGGCACAGTCCCGCAGTCAGGACAGAGGACGCCTTTTATTAAATCATCATAATTCACATTAAATTGATCCATTCCGCCATCTTTTTCAGGCACATGTTCATTGAGTAAATGCCAGGAAAGATCGAGCAGCTGTTGTTCAGATATACGTGGCGTTTGATGTTTATCTATAAAAGAATCGACTTTGGAAAGGACTTTATCGCGGTGCATGACGATATCTGAAATGCGTTTATCGTTGTTGAGGTTTCGCAGGTAGGTGTCATCACGGCTATAGACAACAATTTTTTCGATGGGGACAGAAGGAAGGTCATACTTGCTGAGCCAGCTCAAAAGTCTCCTATACTGAAGATTGATTTGTTCAACGGGGTTTGTGAAGACTTCTACATTGTCGTCAATTTTCCGGTAAGTCTGTCCTAAATCGTCAAAATTTATGTTGTCATAAATATTCTTAACCTCGATGATCAGATAGAACCAGCGGGACAGCAGCAAAAAGTCAATTTGAAAGTGCTTATACTCATCGGGAAGCCTGATGTAGTGGAAAATCAGAAAATCATCTTCAGGCAAGAACTGCAGATGGTATCGCATAGCATTTTCGCCTTTATAACCGGAAAGTAAATTAGCGGCACGTTTACTTATTTTTTCTTTAAAGAGGTGAGAAGCTGGGATTCGCACGTCCAGCGCCTGTGCAGCGAGAATATGCCGGGGAATTTCAAGAGGCTTGATATACAATAAGGCACAACCTTTCTTATTTAGTTTTAGTGTCCAATTATTATTTCGACAAATCTTTTAAAAGTCCTGCTTTTTTAGTTAATTTGTGAACTTTATCATTTTAATTGTGAACTTTAGCGAATTCAGTGTGAACTTGAGCCCCCACCCACCTTCACCCCCAATAATCCGGATTGGTCATCCGCATTTCCTCAACCATGTCCTCAAGGTCAGCCGGGGTAATCACATAAATCGGGGATTCAGCTTGTGTTGCTTCGTCATAAAAATAACGATTGCTGCCGGTAAATTCCTCGTCAAGCAGCATCAAACAGCCACCGCTTTTCTCGATCAGCCACTTGTTGCTTGCCCGATATTGATAAGGCCCGCTGTAGCCACCTTTATAAAGCGGCCTGTAAAAGTCAGCGGCCGCCGTCAGTTTCTCATAGATCTGCTGAATCGGCTCCGGCCAGCGTTCTTCCTGATTCTCAAATGGCGGAATGAGGGCAAGCTTCACGCCATACTGGTTCCGCAATCCAAGTGCCACTTCGCCAGCCCAAAGCTCCACACCCATTTTCCCGGAAATAAGCACCCATTCCAGACCTTCTTCAATAAAGCTGATCAGCCGCTTTTCAATTGCTGCTTTAATGATATCGATGCGTTCGTCATCATGTTTGAAGATATTAACCTCCATTGGTTTATAGCCAGTGACCGCCAACACTTTCATGATATTCACTCCCCTCCGAAGATCGGTCCATCGTGCACGTACGTATGATATTCACCGGATTCACCCATGGGGCAAACATTCTCATATTTTAAAATATCGTCAATAAAGCTACTGTCAATTCGGCGGCCGGCCCAGCTATCGGGCAGCTTTTCCGCATCAACTTTGATGACTTCTGCCTTAAAGCCTGTATCTACAAATTCATGCAGCAATTCCAAAACTTCCGCCTGATCTCGCCATAAAGGATAAACAGGCTCAACACCAGCTTTTTGCGCCACCTGCTCACCCCAACTGCGATGTCCCTCAAGGTAAATATCGCCAAACGCGGCCCCATCAATACCATACCGTTCCTTCATACTGCCTAACATAAAAACAAAATCATTCGTGTATGTATGAAAATCCGTCTCGATAAAATGCACCGGAATGCTAAGCCGGTCCGCCTGATTCAAAACACGCTCGCGCTTTTCATTATGGGCAACCGTATCCCCGCTCTCTTTCCAGACCGTCGTCAGCAGGCAAGCCACTTGCAGCCCCTGCTTCTGCAAATAATAAAATGCCAGGCAACTGTCCTTTCCGCCGCTGAAAGATAACGCTACTTTTTTGACCATCAAACACTGCTCCTTCGAATTTAATCGTACCTTTATCGTAACACCAGGCCCTGTAAAACAACAGTCATATCCCATAGAAATGAATCGTGTTATCATAAAGCCGGTGATAAACGTCCTCATCCGGTATTCCTTTTAAAACTGCTATTTCACGAGCGGACCGGTGGATCATATGAGGATGTGTCATTTTCCCTTTAAACGGGCCTTCAAACGGCCACGGACCATCTGTTTCAACCATTATTTTATCGAGCGGAAATTGTCTGACCAACTCTCTGGTTTCTGCTTCATATAAAATATCCGGCGTCACAGAAATGAAGTAGCCGTTGCGCATCATCCGCTGCATTGTCTTGGAATCACCTTTAAACCAATGAAAATGAGCTTTGGATAGTGAATGCTTTTCCAAAAGATCGATCACCTCAGGCGCATCATCATAAATGGCATGGAGCGCAACCGGTTTATTCAATTCGGCAGCATTTCGTATGAATGCCTCTAAAACGTGCACATAAGCCTCCCGCTCCCGGGATGTCATCTCCCCTTCCCGCCGCAAATAATACGGCAGTCCGACTTCACCGACTGCCACAACCCTGTCGCTGTCTCGTTCAATCATCGCAAGCAAATCACCGACTTCTTCATCAGTTGGAAGCGGCTGTTCCGGATGAAAGCCAAACGCCGGTTTAACGCGATTGTCGGCATGAGCCAGCCGGATGGTCTCCTGAGCTGAAGCCAGATGATTGGAAACAGCAATCAAAGCATCTACATCGTTCGCTTCCATGTCACGAAGAATGCCGAAGCGCTCATCCGGCTTATACATATCAAGATGAATATGGGCATCAACAATCTTTTTAGACATCATTACCAAGCTCCCGGTAAATTGTTTTTTTCCATTCAAGGAATTCTGCTGTCAAAAACAGCCCCTCATCCCGTGGGCGGCTGAATGGAATCGTGAAAATTTCTTTAACGGATGCAGGCGACTGAGACAATACGATAATTCTGTCAGATAAATAAATCGCTTCTTCAATATTATGCGTAACAAACAAGATCGAGCGATGATGTCCCTGCCAGATGGACAGCAGCCATTTTTGCATCTCCAGTCGGGTAAATTCGTCCAGTGCTGAAAAAGGTTCGTCAAGGCAAATCAGCGGCTGTGGGCTCAATAGGCTTCGAATAAACGCAACACGCTGTTTCATACCGCCGGATAATTCAAACGGATAGGCATCTTCATAACCGGCGAGTCCGGCGTATTCAATCAGTTCCATCGCGCTTTCTTTATCCATTTTCCCTTGTATTTCACCGCCGAGCATGACATTTTTCAAAATACTTCGCCATGGCATTAGCGACGGCGTTTGTGGTGTGTAACTGATTGATCCGCGCTTGCCGTTAATCTTGTCACCTTCCAGCCAGATTTCACCGGCATCAGGCTCAAGGATACCTCCGATTAAATGGAATAAGGTGCTTTTCCCGCTGCCTGAAGGCCCCAGTACGGAAACAAACTCACCTTCATTTACCGTGAAATCCACATCGGCCAACACCTGGTGGTTTCCATATGATTTGGAAATGTGCTGAATATTGAGCTCGCCCATACGTCATTCATCCCCTTTCCGCTTCCACTTGATAATCTTCTTCTCAGCCAGCATGATAAGTGCGAAAAACAGCATGCTTAAAATGATAACGAATATAATCGCTACAAAGACCCGATCTGTTCTGAAAGAGGATGAAGCCATTGTCATATAAACGCCGATGCCATTATTTGCCCCGAGCCATTCGGATATAACAGCCCCCATCACACTATAGGTCGCTGAAATCTTCAAGCCTGAAAAAACATACGGCAACGCGCTTGGCCATTCCAATTTCCAAAACACTTGTTGTTTGCCGGCACCGGCCATTTTCATGTAGTGAAGCAGATCACGATCCGTCTGCCTGAATCCTTCAAGCGCTGAGACGGCAATCGGGAAAAAGCATACCAATGCAATAATGATAATCTTCGGCAACATGCCAAAGCCAAACCATACAACAAGCAGCGGCGCTAGAACGATAACGGGGATATTTTGCGAAATAATTAATAGCGGATACAACGCTTCACGAAAAGAGGGAATTAAATGTAAAACTGCTGCTATAACAATCCCCGCTGAACTCCCAATCACAAATCCGATTAAAGTCAGACGCACGGTTGAGACAATATGGTGCTGATAGTTCAGCCAATCTTCAACACCTGTCTGGACAATCAATGAAGGAGCCGGGAGCAGCCATGAAGGCACTTGGAAAATACGGGTCGAAACTTCCCAGACAATGACCAAAAGGATGAGAACCAGAACCGGTTTCCATCCTTTTTGCAGTAACTGTTTCATTAACGATATTTCTCCGTCAGCTTATCCATAGACGCACCGCCTTCAGTATGAAGAATTTTTACCTGGGAAATGATGCTTTCACTGCCCAGCTCCAACATACGCGCGTTCATCCTTTCAATGACAGCGAGAAGTTCGGACAGCTCGCCTTCCATAGTTGTTTCCAGCGGGTGCACCTCGTACGTCACGCCTGACTTTTCAATGACGTCAATAGCAGCATCGACATATGGAATGACATCTTCACCTTGTTTTGTTTTCGGGATGATTTGAATACTGACTAATGATTGATTCATATAGCTTCACTCCTTCTCTGTTTAACTGATTTGCTCAACATTGCGCTATTCCGGCAAAAATTCATTCGTAAACGCCTTCTCTGCTTCCAACCGCTCATCAAGCAAATCATTCTCGTACATCCATTCAGCATAATTCTCCCAGACTTCTTTCTTCTGCACACCCCATTTATCAGCATCATCCTGATATTTTGGCGATAGCCATTCCTGACTTTTCTTAACAAGCTCAGGATCAAGGTCCGGGACTGCTTCAATCAAAATATCAGCGGCTTTTCCAGGATTATCGGCGGCAAACTCATAACCCTTTGAAACAGCAGCCATAAATTTGCGTACAGTTTCCGGATTGTCGGCAATCATCGTTTCATTTGTCGTGATAACCGGTGTGTAATAATCCAGTTTTTCCGAGTAATCCGTCAAATACATCATGTTCAGTTCCTGACCGCGCATTTCTGCCTGAACACCTGTCCATGCATAGTAAATCCAGGCAAAATCAATATCCCGTTGGACAGCGGTAAAAAAATCCGTATCGCCCATATTAACGATATCGACTTTTTCGACGTCAGCATCCTTCTGCTGCATCAAAGAAGACAGTACTGCCTTTTCAACGGGCGCTCCCCAACCGCCGTATGTTTTTCCTTCAAAATCTTCCGGCGAGGTGATATTTTCTTCTTTCAGCGATGCAAACCCTGAGGTGTTATGCTGGATGACAGCACCAATTGAGACGAGCGGAATCTCCTGGACACGTGCTTCTGTCAGACTTTCTTGAGCCCCGATGCCAAATGATGCCTCACCGGACGCTACAATCTGATCTGCACCTGCCTCACCGGGCATCATAATCTCAACATCAAGTCCTTCATCAGCAAAATAACCGTTCGCTTGAGCAACATAAATCCCTGTATGGTTCGTATTTGGCGTCCAATCAAGCACAAAGGACAGCTGCTCTTTATCCCCGCTTTCTCCGGTGCTTTCTCCATTCTCACTGCACGCCATTAGCAGTGCCGCCATTACTGCCACGAAGAAAAGCATTGTTAACAATCGTCGCATGTGTTCCTCCCCCTTTTCGTTTTTCATGCTGCAGAGGGCAATACGCCTTGCAACCTGAAGGACGCACCAGTGAGCACTGGTGTAAATTCCCTGGGAAATTAAAAACGCTCCGGGCTCAAGGTCCGGAGCGTATCAGAATACACACATTGTAATCATAAACAATTCAGTGTTCCCTACGCTGGTTTCAGCCAGATCAGGTTCCAAGGGTCAGCATCTTAACGGATGCAGTCTCAACCGGCAACACCGGTCCCCCTACAACATTTAGAATTCAATTGTCATACAACGTTACTATGCCATAATTGCCGAAAATTTTCAATCTTGAGATGCCCGATTCAATTCAATGAATAATTGTGAGAATAACGGAACCATGATACATTTAAAGTGAAACTTCATTCAGTGGAGTGCTTTTCTCCACTTGGTGAAGGGAA
Protein-coding regions in this window:
- a CDS encoding putative ABC transporter permease subunit yields the protein MMKALLKNQWKIFINTMKTQPAKNYFGYFVMFVVFAILLYWLSAGIWVIADAITEPVFAGILSYGFLLVIGFIILLGLPQVFKHLYSATDLNLLFTLPIPTRYIFWVKYMQSFAGVPLLVFVLYIIPLYVYGLVKGVSLLYYPVVPIVLFAVIVIGLSIAYVFNLLLIQVVPASKANEFMTVMSVLSGIFVYAILMAPNLANDRPLSEMILSGLPLFPEWVPVTWASDAITGAADGSFDLFLPLVMIIVLAVIAFIVTSTLVERGFRTGWIKLSEGSGKKRKKKSGQTGSQLHHPVIAIGKKEWYAIKRDLREWLVFLPFVFFFVFGFAGLLSGGGSLGDLRGPNDVTWPVAQAILLFVYAMFNGQIASSTIAREAKSVWILRILPLSGKHIALGKLWISWLLPFVILTVVEIVAGLFFGWTLLQFASGIAMKAVVTIGISAIGMWLGTIGAKYNPANPQNRLKFGTAIVLMMVSYVYLFFALIPFVMLILPVEVMEFTQMVSQDAGGLIGFAAGFVYTVLSWKAASPVMVTIAGVLLMLLISLGVAYLFTMMSARKFDLGIEIEMVQDTGSKAALGKKAGSL
- a CDS encoding ABC transporter ATP-binding protein is translated as MEDQSIKLTDLVKTYKRHEAVKRLNLQVNKGELFGFLGPNGAGKTTTIKMLTGLLEPTSGSAEINGIDIWKNPLKAKERIAYVPDQPNLYPKLTGWDYLEFVASVFRIPKEQFQTRANELLKIFSLTDQADDLIESYSHGMKQKIAICGALAHEPDVLFMDEPTVGLDPKSARSLKNLLRELCDHGMTVFLSTHILEIAEQMCDRVGIIFEGDIIALGTMDELKASGGHTDQSLEDIFLELTGGEDQQAIISEMSDHGDAK
- a CDS encoding small acid-soluble spore protein P — its product is MGGKPKGPKQQKKPDLPKGPKQPYGEPMQGSHKVKQRNHSRQKHNPHHDM
- a CDS encoding YczE/YyaS/YitT family protein — translated: MRLIRAGVHFYLTGLIILTLGIALTIQSTMGASPFDALLVGLHRTFGLTVGSFEIVVGLTMVLGNALAERKRPEFFALITSLVTGIGIDTWLFLLEGVVAPITWYGEWSALLAGTILMALGVAFYLQSDIAPNPLDRSMLVISSLTGWNVSYSRAAISVVLVILAISFSGAVGIGTLINALFGGFIISFFLPYVRILKNSLRKRRENMVS
- a CDS encoding glycine betaine ABC transporter substrate-binding protein, which encodes MKFMKSKLIVLGLALIVVLAACGSGSGSEEAGGSSESDNESSESKGTIEMAQINWAENIAVSNMWKVILEEKGYDVNLQLLDMGVIMQSLSTGDLDINLEVWLPIQDKAYLEEYEDEVFFAENAWYDNAKVGLVVPKYLEDINSVEDLNANKEMFDGEITGFDSGAGTMEVTKDDLIPEYNLDYELIPSSEPAMISAIDDAISNEEPIVAPLWSPHRVFSQYDLKYLEDPKNVYGEAEKIYHATRQGFADDFPKVSEWMKNWKMDDDAIGELMVYVNDAEEPIDGARKWVEENQDLIDEWTAE
- the cudC gene encoding choline uptake/conversion transcriptional regulator CudC, which translates into the protein MTGSNDGMAKEKLEQAKGYVIEAIAETMDVYGVTPAAGKLYATMYFEDQMNLDEMREELDMSKPSMSTSVRKLQEIEMVKKKFQRGSRKHTYAAEKNFFNTFMSYFCQMWDREAKMNLEAVKQAEFELDQIFEDEDVSDDLVDEARKIYHQLDQSKTYYRWLERLVASIRSEEIYEFLPVHPENKNN
- the betB gene encoding betaine-aldehyde dehydrogenase — translated: MNIKKQLIDDAWVTSRSNATRDIINPFNQEVIAKVTESDETDAKAAIAAARKAFDKGDWATTPATERGKIVHKIADLIERDREELAELESLDTGKTVEESRGDMDDIAGVFRYFAEMADKDGGEIIESPIPNSTSRVVHEPVGVCGQITPWNYPLLQASWKLAPALAAGNTLVMKPSEITPLTSIKVFELMEEAGVPAGVVNLVLGPGNSVGAELSVNDDVDLISFTGGIETGKRIMQAASSNVKNLALELGGKNPNIVFADADFETAVDQAMNAVFFHAGQICSAGTRLIIEESIHDDFVSALVDRVKNIKLGSGFDESTQMGPLISKDHLNKVIQYVENGKKEGATVAVGGRRPEDPELQNGFFYLPTVLTDCTTDMGVVQDEGFGPVITVEKFTTEEEAVRLANDSIYGLSGGVFTNDIAKAERCVAKMRMGTVWINDVNLYFPHAPWGGYKQSGIGRELGKTGLEEYQETKHIFQNLKPEPVNWF
- a CDS encoding nuclease-related domain-containing protein, which codes for MYIKPLEIPRHILAAQALDVRIPASHLFKEKISKRAANLLSGYKGENAMRYHLQFLPEDDFLIFHYIRLPDEYKHFQIDFLLLSRWFYLIIEVKNIYDNINFDDLGQTYRKIDDNVEVFTNPVEQINLQYRRLLSWLSKYDLPSVPIEKIVVYSRDDTYLRNLNNDKRISDIVMHRDKVLSKVDSFIDKHQTPRISEQQLLDLSWHLLNEHVPEKDGGMDQFNVNYDDLIKGVLCPDCGTVPMQWKSGKWWCDFCGCTSKTAHRQALMDYALLVGEHINNRQARDFLRVGSSYIAKDILQKENFEKIGSTSGRKYRIDLENLFKSRSWKQKARSSHQKSRSSQ